A genomic region of Dactylococcopsis salina PCC 8305 contains the following coding sequences:
- the dnaJ gene encoding molecular chaperone DnaJ, producing MAADYYELLGISRNASKEDIKRAYRRLARQYHPDVNKQEGAEERFKEINRAYEVLSEPETRARYDRFGEAGVSAGAGAGAGGTAGYQDFATDMGGFADIFETIFSGFGGATAGGSTRRRTGPTRGDDLRLDLQINFREAVFGGEKEIRIPHLETCETCEGSGAKPGSGASTCSTCSGSGQVRRATRTPFGSFAQVSVCPTCNGEGRVIEEKCETCGGAGRKRETKKLKITIPPGVDNGTRLRVSSEGDAGLRGGSPGDLYVYLGVKPDPEFKRDGLNLLSEITVSYLQAILGCRIKVNTVDGEEDLNIPAGTQPDTVLTLESKGVPKLGNPVSRGNHLITVHVEIPTRLNAKERELLEELAKIKGENSGKGGLEGFLGRVFGG from the coding sequence ATGGCTGCCGATTATTACGAACTGTTGGGAATTTCCCGCAACGCAAGTAAAGAAGATATTAAACGCGCTTACCGCCGTCTCGCTCGACAATATCATCCTGATGTGAACAAACAAGAGGGGGCGGAAGAACGATTTAAAGAAATTAACCGTGCCTACGAAGTGCTGTCAGAACCCGAAACGAGAGCGCGTTACGATCGCTTTGGGGAAGCAGGTGTCAGCGCTGGTGCTGGTGCTGGTGCTGGTGGCACTGCTGGTTATCAAGACTTTGCTACTGATATGGGTGGCTTTGCTGATATTTTTGAAACCATCTTTAGTGGCTTTGGTGGCGCAACCGCAGGCGGTTCGACTCGCCGTCGCACTGGACCCACTCGCGGCGATGATTTACGCCTTGATTTACAAATCAACTTCCGAGAAGCGGTTTTTGGGGGAGAGAAAGAGATTCGTATTCCTCACTTAGAAACTTGTGAAACCTGCGAAGGGAGTGGCGCAAAACCAGGAAGCGGGGCAAGCACTTGCTCGACTTGTTCGGGAAGTGGACAGGTGAGACGGGCGACTCGTACTCCTTTCGGTAGTTTTGCTCAAGTTTCAGTGTGTCCCACTTGTAATGGTGAAGGGCGTGTTATTGAGGAAAAATGCGAAACCTGTGGTGGTGCAGGTCGCAAACGAGAAACGAAAAAGCTAAAAATTACCATTCCACCTGGTGTGGATAATGGGACACGCTTACGAGTGTCCTCGGAAGGGGATGCAGGGCTACGCGGTGGCTCTCCTGGAGATTTATATGTTTATTTAGGGGTGAAACCAGACCCTGAGTTTAAACGGGATGGGTTGAATCTTCTCTCGGAGATTACTGTCAGCTATTTACAAGCGATTTTAGGCTGTCGGATTAAGGTGAACACGGTTGATGGCGAGGAAGATTTGAATATCCCCGCAGGAACGCAACCTGATACGGTGTTGACTTTGGAAAGTAAGGGCGTTCCGAAATTGGGAAATCCTGTCAGTCGGGGTAATCATTTGATTACGGTTCATGTGGAAATTCCCACTCGTTTGAATGCGAAGGAACGAGAGTTATTAGAGGAATTGGCGAAAATTAAAGGGGAAAATAGCGGTAAAGGCGGATTAGAAGGATTTTTAGGACGGGTGTTTGGCGGATGA
- a CDS encoding sulfurtransferase TusA family protein, which produces MSESASTTTSQPIPDAQLDLRGTPCPINFVRTKLRLEQMETGALLEVWLDPGEPIEQVPHSLKVEGYPIEGLEDRGEFFALQVRRSVQQ; this is translated from the coding sequence ATGAGTGAATCAGCTTCAACAACAACTTCACAACCGATTCCTGATGCTCAGTTGGATTTGCGGGGAACGCCTTGTCCGATTAATTTTGTACGGACGAAGTTACGTCTCGAACAAATGGAAACGGGTGCGTTATTGGAGGTTTGGCTCGATCCTGGAGAACCGATCGAGCAGGTTCCCCACAGTCTAAAAGTAGAAGGTTATCCCATAGAAGGGCTTGAGGATCGCGGTGAGTTTTTCGCGCTGCAAGTGCGTCGATCGGTGCAACAATAA
- the rsgA gene encoding small ribosomal subunit biogenesis GTPase RsgA, with protein sequence MTAPDQLTGTVVAVQANFYQVQLDDRAVRLLCTRRSRLQKIGQKVMVGDRVRVVEPDWTDQRGVINEVFPRETELDRPPVANANQLVLVFALAQPPLEPMQLSRFLVKAESTGIDLCVCLNKKDLVSATERQEWEARLQGWGYSPFLISVEQQAGLEALQKQLNDRTTIFAGPSGVGKSSLINLLIPQAQLRVSTVSGKLQRGRHTTRHVELFSLPNGGLLADTPGFNQPDLNCDPLTLATYFPEARERLKQGSCRFGDCLHRDEPDCVVRGEWERYPHYLDFLKSAIEQLEAREQTTDADNSLKLKIKSSGERSYEPRLERKKYRRDSRRQRNQDLQEWCKEMDEEDNNDL encoded by the coding sequence ATGACAGCGCCCGATCAACTCACAGGAACAGTGGTGGCGGTACAGGCGAATTTTTATCAGGTACAGTTAGACGATCGAGCGGTGAGATTACTTTGTACCCGTCGATCGCGCCTGCAGAAAATTGGACAGAAGGTTATGGTGGGCGATCGGGTTCGGGTAGTCGAACCAGACTGGACGGATCAGCGTGGAGTAATTAACGAGGTGTTTCCTCGCGAGACGGAATTAGATCGTCCTCCTGTCGCCAATGCCAATCAGTTGGTTTTAGTGTTTGCCTTAGCACAACCACCTTTAGAACCCATGCAGTTAAGCCGTTTTTTAGTGAAAGCAGAATCCACAGGAATTGATTTATGTGTTTGCTTAAATAAAAAAGATTTAGTCTCCGCCACAGAAAGGCAGGAATGGGAGGCACGGCTGCAAGGCTGGGGGTATTCCCCATTTTTGATTAGTGTGGAGCAACAAGCAGGGTTAGAGGCACTGCAAAAGCAATTAAACGATCGGACGACGATCTTCGCTGGCCCTTCTGGGGTGGGAAAATCTAGTTTAATTAATTTACTGATTCCCCAAGCACAATTACGAGTGAGTACAGTGTCGGGAAAACTTCAGCGCGGACGACATACGACACGCCATGTGGAGTTATTTTCTTTACCCAACGGGGGGTTACTTGCGGATACCCCAGGCTTTAATCAACCTGATCTCAATTGTGATCCGTTGACTTTAGCGACTTATTTTCCTGAAGCCAGAGAACGCTTAAAACAAGGAAGTTGTCGCTTTGGTGATTGTTTACATCGAGATGAACCCGATTGTGTGGTACGAGGGGAATGGGAACGATATCCCCATTATTTGGACTTTTTGAAAAGCGCGATCGAGCAATTAGAAGCGCGAGAACAAACCACCGACGCGGACAATAGTTTGAAACTCAAAATCAAAAGTTCAGGGGAACGCAGTTATGAACCGCGTTTAGAGCGAAAAAAATATCGCCGAGATTCTCGACGACAGCGCAATCAGGATTTACAAGAATGGTGTAAAGAAATGGACGAGGAAGACAACAACGATCTGTAA
- a CDS encoding peroxiredoxin, with the protein MTLQLGDVVPDFQQASSMGDISFHEWAGDSWVILFSHPADYTPVCTTELGEVARLKPEFDKRNVKVLALSVDDAESHKGWINDINETQSCSVNYPILADGDRKVSDLYGMIHPNSLNNLTVRSVFIIDPQKKLRLTLTYPASTGRNFPELLRVIDSLQLTDNYQVATPVNWKEGDDVVVVPSISTEEAKQKFPKGVTEVKPYLRMTPQPNQ; encoded by the coding sequence ATGACACTTCAACTTGGTGATGTAGTTCCCGATTTTCAACAAGCCTCCAGTATGGGAGATATTTCTTTTCACGAGTGGGCTGGAGATAGTTGGGTAATTTTATTTTCACACCCTGCGGATTATACTCCAGTTTGTACCACTGAATTAGGAGAAGTCGCTCGTCTCAAACCTGAATTTGATAAACGCAATGTGAAGGTGTTGGCGTTAAGTGTCGATGATGCCGAATCTCACAAAGGATGGATTAACGATATTAACGAAACTCAATCCTGTTCTGTTAATTATCCCATTCTCGCAGATGGCGATCGGAAAGTGTCTGATCTCTATGGGATGATTCACCCCAACTCTTTAAATAATCTCACGGTGCGATCGGTGTTTATCATTGATCCACAGAAAAAACTTCGTCTCACTTTGACTTATCCTGCTAGTACCGGTCGCAACTTCCCTGAATTATTGCGGGTGATTGATTCTCTACAATTAACTGACAATTATCAAGTGGCGACTCCTGTTAACTGGAAAGAAGGAGATGATGTTGTCGTTGTTCCTTCCATTTCCACGGAGGAAGCGAAACAGAAATTCCCGAAAGGGGTGACTGAGGTTAAACCTTATTTACGGATGACTCCCCAACCGAATCAGTAG
- the psbU gene encoding photosystem II complex extrinsic protein PsbU, whose translation MRKLVSLLAVFLLSVSFLLGMGQSPVLALNVNQVNGSGISILAQFRNDADQKLKQIGNKIDLNNTNIQAFRDLRGFYPTLARKIIENSPYEKVEDVFNIPDLSERQKERLEENLDEFVVTEPESAFIEGGDRINNGVYGGY comes from the coding sequence ATGCGAAAGTTAGTGTCATTGTTAGCAGTTTTCCTATTGAGCGTTAGTTTCTTGTTAGGGATGGGACAATCTCCCGTCTTAGCGCTCAATGTTAACCAAGTTAATGGGTCAGGTATTTCTATTTTGGCTCAATTCCGTAATGATGCGGATCAAAAATTAAAACAAATTGGCAATAAAATCGACTTGAATAACACAAATATCCAAGCCTTCCGCGACTTGAGAGGGTTTTATCCTACTCTCGCTCGTAAGATCATCGAAAATTCCCCTTATGAAAAAGTGGAAGATGTGTTCAACATCCCTGATTTAAGTGAACGTCAAAAAGAGCGTTTAGAGGAAAACCTTGATGAGTTTGTAGTCACTGAACCGGAAAGCGCTTTTATTGAAGGGGGCGATCGGATCAACAACGGCGTTTATGGCGGTTATTAA
- the ylqF gene encoding ribosome biogenesis GTPase YlqF yields the protein MAIIQWYPGHIAKAEQELKRQLKNVDVVLEVLDARIPLASQHPQVSQWVGSKPRLLVINRQDMIPEELHSQWVAWFQSQGYSPYLTDAQAGKGIKSLLKAAQKAGEAVNEKRRSRGMRDRPVRAVVMGFPNVGKSALINRLVGRKIVQSARKAGVTRQLKWVRISDQIDLLDAPGVIPPKLKDQAAAIKLAICDDIGEAGYDLQNIASDLIDLLKQLHFTDVLENRYHLEVSNFTGSAYLSALATQRHNQDKERTARELLNDFRKGLMGTIPLELPPELV from the coding sequence ATGGCAATCATTCAATGGTATCCTGGTCATATTGCAAAAGCAGAACAGGAATTAAAACGACAGTTAAAGAATGTGGATGTTGTGTTAGAAGTGCTGGATGCGAGGATTCCCCTTGCATCTCAACATCCACAGGTTTCGCAATGGGTGGGAAGTAAACCGCGATTGTTGGTGATTAATCGCCAAGATATGATCCCAGAGGAGTTACATTCTCAATGGGTGGCGTGGTTTCAAAGTCAGGGTTATTCTCCTTATTTGACTGACGCACAAGCGGGGAAAGGGATTAAATCTCTGTTGAAAGCGGCGCAAAAAGCAGGGGAAGCGGTGAACGAAAAACGGAGAAGTCGCGGAATGCGCGATCGCCCTGTGCGTGCTGTGGTGATGGGGTTTCCCAATGTCGGAAAGTCAGCATTAATTAATCGTTTAGTCGGACGAAAAATCGTCCAAAGCGCACGGAAAGCTGGTGTAACTCGTCAACTAAAATGGGTGAGAATTTCTGACCAAATCGATCTTTTAGATGCACCTGGAGTGATTCCACCCAAACTCAAGGATCAAGCGGCAGCGATTAAACTCGCAATCTGTGATGATATTGGAGAAGCGGGTTATGATCTACAAAATATTGCGTCGGATTTAATTGATCTGTTGAAACAGTTACACTTTACGGATGTCCTTGAAAACCGTTATCATCTTGAAGTCAGTAATTTTACTGGCAGTGCTTATCTATCCGCTTTGGCGACTCAACGCCACAATCAAGACAAGGAAAGAACAGCACGAGAACTTCTGAATGATTTTCGTAAGGGGTTAATGGGAACAATTCCTTTAGAACTTCCGCCTGAACTTGTATGA
- a CDS encoding universal stress protein, translating into MFKTILFPVDHSRETRDAIATVTNLVQTYNSRLILLSVVETGEEAREDTRQMTSEGAVTELLEGIKSLLSEENVNNIETLEREGRPAFIICDVADELDADLIVMGCRGVGLIEEEAEHSVSNRVINLSPCPVLIIP; encoded by the coding sequence ATGTTTAAGACCATTCTCTTTCCTGTCGATCATAGTCGAGAAACCCGTGACGCGATCGCAACCGTGACTAATCTCGTTCAAACTTATAACAGTCGTCTGATTTTACTCTCCGTTGTTGAAACGGGAGAAGAAGCCAGAGAAGACACGCGACAGATGACATCCGAAGGCGCGGTGACAGAACTTCTTGAAGGAATCAAATCTTTATTGTCAGAAGAAAATGTGAATAACATCGAAACTTTAGAACGAGAAGGAAGACCAGCGTTTATCATTTGTGATGTAGCCGATGAACTGGATGCCGATTTAATTGTCATGGGGTGTCGTGGTGTGGGGTTAATTGAAGAAGAAGCGGAACACAGTGTTAGTAATCGTGTCATTAATCTTTCTCCCTGTCCAGTGTTAATTATTCCCTAG